A single Lactuca sativa cultivar Salinas chromosome 8, Lsat_Salinas_v11, whole genome shotgun sequence DNA region contains:
- the LOC128127679 gene encoding uncharacterized protein LOC128127679 has protein sequence MAKYLNDFQFVVGVSGGTKAVLHSANRVLSERHNDGSLSMLTVDFSNAFNLVDRSTLLHEVRLRCPSISLWVEFLYGQAARLYLGDTHIWSFTGVQQGDPLGPLLFAFMLHLLLHNIRDNCKLLLYAWYLDDGTLIGDSEEVAKALDIIKAIGPKLGLQLNINKTELFWPSSDGRKLREGLFAVGIGWPSLGVKLLGGAVSRDASFISNLAIKRDEGAVNLMRLLPQFSDPQSELLLLRSCMGIAKLFFGLRTCQPVHMEDAALLFDNGLCRTIEDIVVCGGPFFGDLFPYPFALVVWVYTRQ, from the coding sequence ATGGCCAAGTATCTCAATGACTTTCAGTTCGTGGTCGGGGTGTCGGGTGGCACTAAAGCCGTATTACATAGCGCCAACAGGGTGTTGAGTGAACGCCACAATGACGGGTCTCTTTCCATGCTTACTGTGGACTTCTCCAATGCCTTTAACCTTGTTGATAGATCCACATTACTTCATGAGGTCAGATTGCGGTGCCCTTCTATATCCTTGTGGGTAGAATTCCTATATGGTCAAGCAGCAAGGTTATATCTAGGGGACACGCATATTTGGTCTTTTACTGGAGTTCAACAAGGAGACCCCTTGGGACCACTTCTCTTCGCCTTTATGTTGCACCTGCTCTTGCATAATATTAGAGACAACTGCAAACTTCTTCTCTATGCATGGTACCTGGATGATGGCACACTTATTGGAGATTCTGAGGAGGTGGCCAAAGCCTTAGACATCATTAAGGCTATTGGCCCAAAATTGGGACTTCAATTGAATATCAATAAAACCGAGCTCTTTTGGCCCTCATCTGATGGAAGGAAGTTGCGTGAGGGGCTATTCGCGGTTGGCATCGGGTGGCCGTCATTGGGGGTGAAACTTCTCGGGGGAGCTGTTAGCAGAGATGCTAGTTTCATTAGCAACTTAGCCATAAAGAGAGATGAAGGCGCTGTGAATTTGATGCGCCTTCTTCCACAATTTTCCGACCCACAGAGTGAGCTCCTTCTACTTCGGTCTTGTATGGGTATTGCTAAACTTTTCTTTGGGTTGAGGACGTGCCAACCTGTTCACATGGAGGATGCGGCATTGTTATTCGATAATGGATTATGCAGGACGAttgaggacattgtggtttgCGGTGGCCCCTTCTTTGGCGACTTGTTTCCCTATCCATTCGCTTTGGTGGTTTGGGTTTATACTCGGCAGTAG